The sequence below is a genomic window from Nostoc flagelliforme CCNUN1.
CCATGAGTATTTTTACTGGTAATCTGCCATTCAAGCAAAATCTTGATAAGCTGATGTCTAATATCTAGAGCGGAAGGATTGAGAGCCAATGGGTGATAAAGCACAGTACGCGGCATAACTTCGATGAAATCGCTTTGCCCAAACGCTGTACCGCAGGAAATTCAACCAAAAGACAGCTCAAGATTTAACCCAGTCTACAAGAAGGATAGTGATGTGGTGGGAATACGCTACGATTGGCAGGAATTAGAGATTCGGGCGATATACAACACGCCATTGCTAGAGCTTATTTATCAAGCTGCTAGCGTGCATCGCCAATATCATGACCCAACAAAAATACAAGTTTGTAAGCTTATATCTATTAAAACGGGAGGTTGCCCAGAAGATTGTAGCTACTGTGCCCAATCTTCCCGCTATAAAACAGAGGTAAAGGCGGAAGCACTCCTAGAAAAGGAAACGGTAGTTAACATCGCTCAGAAAGCGAAAGAAACTGGTGTTAGTCGCATCTGCATGGGTGCTGCTTGGCGCGAAGTGCGGGATAACTCACAATTTGAGGAAGTCCTGGAAATGGTCAAGGATATAACCGCAATGGGTTTAGAAGTGTGCTGCACTCTGGGTATGTTGACAGCAAATCAAGCCAGGAAATTGGAAGAAGCGGGACTTTACGCCTACAACCACAATTTAGATACCTCGCAGGAATATTACAGCACAATTATTACCACGAGAACTTATAGCGATCGCTTAAACACAATTGAAAATGTCCGTCAGACAAATGTTACTGTATGTTCCGGCGGTATCCTTGGTTTGGGCGAAACTGTCGATGACCGGGTTGGGATGTTACAAACTTTGGCAAACTTACATCCGCATCCAGAGTCTGTGCCAATTAATATTCTTTCACAAGTACCAGGTACACCCTTAGAAAATCAGCCTGATGTCCCCATTTGGGATATTGTGCGGATGATTGCTACAGCCAGAATTTTAATGCCAGCTTCCGATGTACGTCTTAGTGCAGGTAGGGCTAGACTTTCTCAAGTTGAACAAGCTTTCTGCTTTATGGCAGGAGCCAATTCTATCTTTTCTAGCGACGACAACAAAATGTTGACAGTGACTACTCCTTGTCCAGATTATGATAGCGATCGAGAAATGCTGAATTTACTTGGTTTGGGAATGCGTGCGCCTTCCCAAAGACAGGAGAAGGTAGCAAGTCCGGCTGTTGTAGGATAAATATTTGATTTCGTGCAAAACATTTAGTCAAGAGACCTCTTGCAAAAGTCCTTAAGTAGTCGGACAAAAATATTTACAGTCATTGCGAGCGAAGCAAAGCAATCCCAGCCGCAAGCGAATTGCTTCATTCCGCTTTGCTCCATTCGCAATGACACTGTGTAATTAATTCTGCCTGACTACTTAACGCCCCACCCCCAAACCCTCCCCGCTCTTCGGGAAGGGAGTGTTTGCTTTACTCAAATGCGGGGTGGGGTTCTTTATTTTTGATTTATGCAAAAGGTCTATTGGTATTTTCCAAGCCTTGTTATTTGTGGCAGCCTATCGTCTTCCCGGTGGAGTAGCAGCAACTGCGGGAGCAATTCAACCGTTGTTAGTGGTGATATTTTCGTGGCTATTACTGGGCGATAAACCATCCAAACGCTCAATAATGGCTGCCATTGCTGGATTTATTGGCGTTGGTTTATTGGTTCTCAGTCCTGCGGCTCGTCTTGATTGGATCGGAATTGGCGCTGCGATCGCTGGAGCGGTAACAATGGGCTTAGGAACGACATTAACCAAACGCTGGAAACGTCCAGTTTCTCTGCTGGTGTTTACGGCATGGCAATTGGCGATCGGCGGGATCATTCTTTTACCTATTGCCCTAGTTGTTGAAAAACCGTTGACTCATCTGAGTGTGACAAACCTATTGGGATTTGTCTATTTGGGTTTGGTGGTAACTGGGTTAGCTTATATGCTTTGGTTTCGCGGAATTGAACGATTAAAAGCAACAGCTGTTTCTTGCTTGGGATTGATGAGTCCCCTAGTTGCAACACTGATGGGATTTATTGTGTTACATCAAACGCTAATGCCAATTCAACTGATTGGAGCAGCGATCGTACTAGTGAGTGTTTTAGTGGGACAACAAACTAATCGATTAGGCGATCGTTCAACCACTTTTAAGCGCAACTTCTTGTGAATTGAGGGACAGGCAGAGTGCCCGTCCTTCAAAAGTCATAGGTTAATACGTTGAATGTATCTCTCGGTTAAATTATTTTAGCAGTCCGCAAACCGAACAGCAGACCGACAGCCAAACCAAAGAACAAAGCTAAAAAGCCGATGTAAGCTACAATTGCAAACATTTATTTTTCTCCACAATACTTCCTAAATCTATTGAATCATTAGTTATTGGTCATTGGTCATTTGTCATTTGTCATTTGTGATTGGGCATTAGTCAATTTCTTCCCCTGCCTCCCCTGCTCCCCATGCTCCCCCTGCTCCCTCATCCCCCCACTCCCTACTCCCTACTCCCAGATTGCGATAGAATACAGCCCACGGGCGCTTGTTTAGGGGTTGGGCAATGACTTCTGTAATTAATGTGAATTTACCAGAGCTGTCTTATGAGATTGCGATTTCACCTTCAAGTTTAGATCAACTGGGTCAACAGATGGCCAGTCTCAAGCTAGGCAAGAAGGTACTGCTGGTTTCTAATCCTACTATTTTTAAGCATTTTGGGGAAAGAGCGATAACTTCTCTGCGAGACGCTACGCGAACGTTAAGCTCCGCTAACGCATCCCTAACATCTGCTGGATTTGAAGTTGCTAGCTGTACCCTACCACCAGGGGAACGCTACAAAACCCTCAATTCCATCCAAAAACTTTACGATATCGCCTTAGAAAACCGCCTAGAACGTTCTTCTACAATGGTGGCTTTGGGCGGAGGTGTAATTGGCGATATGACTGGCTTTGCAGCCGCAACTTGGCTGCGCGGCATTAATGTTATCCAAGTGCCTACAACTCTCTTGGCGATGGTAGATTCGGCAATTGGTGGCAAAACTGGCGTGAATCATCCGCACGGCAAAAACTTGATTGGGGCATTCCATCAACCGCGTTTGGTTTTGATTGACCCAGAAGTGTTAAAAACTCTTCCTATGCGCGAGTTTCGGGCAGGAATGGCAGAAGTTATTAAATATGGTGTAATTTGGGATGCCGAATTGTTTGCCCAGTTGGAAGCAAGTAAACGCCTCGATCAACTCCGCTATGTAAAACCTGAACTGATACAAGCCATATTAGTGCGGTCTTGTCAAGCTAAAGCTGATGTTGTTAGCAAAGATGAGAAAGAAGGCGGATTGCGGGCGATTCTCAACTATGGACATACTATCGGTCATGCAGTAGAAAGTTTGACTGGTTATCGTCTAGTAAATCACGGTGAAGCGGTGGCCATTGGTATGGTAGCAGCCGGTCAAATTGCTGTGGAATTGGGAATGTGGCAAAAGGAAGACACGGAACGTCAAAATGCTTTAATTCAAAAAGCAGGTTTACCGACTCAGTTACCAACTGGGGTAGATATTGAAGCAATTATTGACGCGTTGCAGTTAGATAAGAAAGTCAAAGCGGGGAAAGTGCGGTTCGTTTTACCAACAGAGATTGGTGTAGTAACAGTTACCGATGAAGTGCCATCAGATATTATTCGGCAAGTTTTGCGGGGAATGTGAAGAATTTGAAGAAGAATTAAGGAGTCAGAATAGAAATTAGTTGCTCTGTTCTTGAATTACGAATTACAAATTAATGAGCCATGATACTCCAAGCCAAGAATCAATTAACCTTACAAGAGTTCTTAAATCTTTCACCAGGTGAGGGAGATATAACTTATGAACTTGTTGATGGTCAAGCAATTCCTAAAATGTCACCAAAAAAATTCCACTCTAAACTTACCCGTGCCCTTCTGAATTTGATTGAGCAATGCTGTGAGGGTCAAGGAGAAGTTTGCCCAGAATTAGCTGTCGCGCTAACCCGTCGAGGGCGAGATTGGATGCCAATACCGGATATTTTATATATTTCTAATGAACGTTTACCCCCTGATTGGGATCAAGAAGGAGCATGTTCTCTTCCTCCTGATTTGGTGATTGAAATTATTTCACCAGGACAAACCTTTGGACAAATGGCAGCTAAAGCCAAAGACTATTTAGATGCTAAGGTGCTGCGGGTGTGGGTGGTAGATAGTAAAGCGAGAAGCATTACTGTTTTCTATCCAGATGCAGCACCACAAACTTATATGGGAGAAGAATTACTCAAAGATTCTTTATTTGAGGGATTGGAA
It includes:
- the bioB gene encoding biotin synthase BioB; translated protein: MVGIRYDWQELEIRAIYNTPLLELIYQAASVHRQYHDPTKIQVCKLISIKTGGCPEDCSYCAQSSRYKTEVKAEALLEKETVVNIAQKAKETGVSRICMGAAWREVRDNSQFEEVLEMVKDITAMGLEVCCTLGMLTANQARKLEEAGLYAYNHNLDTSQEYYSTIITTRTYSDRLNTIENVRQTNVTVCSGGILGLGETVDDRVGMLQTLANLHPHPESVPINILSQVPGTPLENQPDVPIWDIVRMIATARILMPASDVRLSAGRARLSQVEQAFCFMAGANSIFSSDDNKMLTVTTPCPDYDSDREMLNLLGLGMRAPSQRQEKVASPAVVG
- a CDS encoding EamA family transporter codes for the protein MGFFIFDLCKRSIGIFQALLFVAAYRLPGGVAATAGAIQPLLVVIFSWLLLGDKPSKRSIMAAIAGFIGVGLLVLSPAARLDWIGIGAAIAGAVTMGLGTTLTKRWKRPVSLLVFTAWQLAIGGIILLPIALVVEKPLTHLSVTNLLGFVYLGLVVTGLAYMLWFRGIERLKATAVSCLGLMSPLVATLMGFIVLHQTLMPIQLIGAAIVLVSVLVGQQTNRLGDRSTTFKRNFL
- the petL gene encoding cytochrome b6-f complex subunit PetL, which gives rise to MFAIVAYIGFLALFFGLAVGLLFGLRTAKII
- the aroB gene encoding 3-dehydroquinate synthase, translated to MTSVINVNLPELSYEIAISPSSLDQLGQQMASLKLGKKVLLVSNPTIFKHFGERAITSLRDATRTLSSANASLTSAGFEVASCTLPPGERYKTLNSIQKLYDIALENRLERSSTMVALGGGVIGDMTGFAAATWLRGINVIQVPTTLLAMVDSAIGGKTGVNHPHGKNLIGAFHQPRLVLIDPEVLKTLPMREFRAGMAEVIKYGVIWDAELFAQLEASKRLDQLRYVKPELIQAILVRSCQAKADVVSKDEKEGGLRAILNYGHTIGHAVESLTGYRLVNHGEAVAIGMVAAGQIAVELGMWQKEDTERQNALIQKAGLPTQLPTGVDIEAIIDALQLDKKVKAGKVRFVLPTEIGVVTVTDEVPSDIIRQVLRGM
- a CDS encoding Uma2 family endonuclease; translation: MILQAKNQLTLQEFLNLSPGEGDITYELVDGQAIPKMSPKKFHSKLTRALLNLIEQCCEGQGEVCPELAVALTRRGRDWMPIPDILYISNERLPPDWDQEGACSLPPDLVIEIISPGQTFGQMAAKAKDYLDAKVLRVWVVDSKARSITVFYPDAAPQTYMGEELLKDSLFEGLEFTVEQVFQKAKIPLDTE